One Candidatus Binatia bacterium DNA window includes the following coding sequences:
- the metK gene encoding methionine adenosyltransferase, whose amino-acid sequence MALKDFLFTSESVSEGHPDKMCDQISDAVLDALLAIDPDSRVACESLTKTGMVVVAGEITTRAQVSYPEIVRGTIREIGYTSSDVGFDADTCAVLTAIDRQSPDISQGVTEGEGLHKEQGAGDQGLMFGFACDETPELMPMPITLAHHLVAHLAAVRKAGRYGFLRPDAKSQVTVEYRNGRPHRIDAVVVSTQHSHDVDHATLTEVVTEEVIRKVLPAQYLDAKTKYFVNPTGRFVVGGPVGDCGLTGRKIIVDTYGGYGRHGGGAFSGKDPSKVDRSAAYVARYVAKNIVAAGLAQRCEVQLAYAIGVAEPMSVLVDTFDTGVESNERIAALVREHFELKPAGIIRSLDLKRPIYRRTAAYGHFGRVAEDGYFTWERTDRADDLRRALGASARSAPRRAGATASA is encoded by the coding sequence ATGGCATTGAAGGATTTCCTGTTTACCTCGGAATCCGTTTCCGAGGGACACCCGGACAAGATGTGCGATCAGATTTCGGACGCCGTCCTCGACGCCTTGCTGGCGATCGACCCCGATAGCCGCGTCGCCTGCGAGAGCCTAACGAAAACCGGCATGGTGGTGGTTGCGGGCGAGATTACCACCAGGGCCCAGGTTTCGTATCCAGAAATCGTCCGCGGGACGATTCGCGAGATCGGTTACACGTCCTCGGACGTCGGCTTCGATGCCGACACCTGCGCGGTCCTCACCGCCATCGACCGGCAATCGCCGGACATTTCCCAGGGCGTAACCGAGGGCGAAGGACTCCACAAGGAGCAGGGCGCCGGCGATCAGGGCCTGATGTTCGGGTTTGCGTGCGACGAGACGCCGGAGCTGATGCCGATGCCGATCACGCTCGCTCATCACCTGGTCGCTCACCTCGCCGCAGTGCGCAAGGCGGGGCGGTACGGGTTCCTGCGGCCCGATGCCAAATCGCAGGTGACCGTAGAGTACCGTAACGGGCGACCGCATCGCATCGACGCGGTCGTGGTGTCGACCCAGCACAGCCACGATGTCGACCATGCCACCCTTACCGAGGTCGTAACCGAGGAGGTCATCCGCAAGGTGCTCCCGGCGCAGTATCTCGACGCGAAGACCAAGTACTTCGTGAACCCCACCGGCCGTTTCGTGGTTGGCGGTCCGGTCGGCGACTGCGGCCTGACCGGACGCAAGATCATCGTCGACACTTACGGGGGCTATGGCCGTCACGGCGGCGGCGCGTTCTCGGGCAAGGATCCGAGCAAGGTCGACCGCAGCGCGGCGTACGTGGCGCGCTATGTTGCGAAGAACATCGTCGCCGCCGGCCTCGCCCAACGCTGCGAAGTCCAGCTCGCCTACGCCATTGGTGTTGCCGAGCCCATGTCGGTGCTGGTGGACACTTTCGACACCGGTGTCGAGTCCAACGAACGCATCGCCGCCCTGGTGCGCGAGCACTTCGAACTCAAGCCGGCAGGTATCATTCGGTCGCTCGACCTGAAACGCCCCATCTATCGCCGTACCGCCGCCTATGGCCACTTCGGCCGCGTAGCGGAAGACGGCTACTTCACCTGGGAGAGAACCGATCGCGCCGACGATTTGCGCCGGGCTCTCGGGGCGAGCGCGCGTTCCGCGCCGCGACGCGCCGGAGCGACGGCGTCGGCCTGA
- a CDS encoding HPr family phosphocarrier protein, protein MNNESISKRLEVKNKLGLHARAAAQVVQAVLPFEAAVELSRDGTTVDGRSILGVMSLGADIGTWLDVTCSGPDAAAALAAVEALFEQKFNED, encoded by the coding sequence ATGAATAACGAGAGCATCTCGAAGCGCCTCGAAGTCAAGAACAAGCTCGGGCTCCATGCCCGTGCGGCGGCGCAGGTGGTGCAGGCAGTGCTCCCGTTCGAGGCCGCGGTCGAGCTGTCTAGGGACGGCACGACCGTCGACGGACGCAGCATCCTCGGAGTCATGAGCCTTGGCGCCGATATCGGTACCTGGCTCGACGTCACCTGCTCGGGCCCCGACGCCGCCGCGGCCCTGGCCGCCGTTGAAGCCCTGTTCGAACAGAAGTTTAACGAGGATTGA
- a CDS encoding PTS sugar transporter subunit IIA, translating into MKLTEILPESLVVAELQGVDKSAVLGELCEHVATAYPQIDATQLNAVLWERERLGSTAIGDGTAIPHGKLGGLSTVLAAFGRHRGGVDFQSLDGKPTRLIFVLVAPEDSVGQHLKALARVSRLLKDPGFRERLLAAPNREELYRIIREEDDKY; encoded by the coding sequence ATGAAACTGACGGAAATCCTGCCGGAATCCCTGGTCGTCGCGGAGCTGCAAGGAGTCGACAAGAGCGCCGTGCTCGGCGAACTCTGCGAGCACGTCGCGACCGCGTATCCACAGATCGACGCTACGCAGTTGAACGCGGTCCTTTGGGAGCGCGAGCGTCTCGGCAGCACTGCAATCGGGGACGGTACCGCCATACCACACGGCAAGCTCGGGGGGCTTTCCACCGTGCTGGCCGCGTTCGGCAGACATCGTGGCGGCGTCGATTTTCAGTCCCTCGACGGCAAGCCGACGCGCTTGATCTTTGTCCTGGTCGCGCCGGAGGATTCGGTCGGGCAGCACCTCAAGGCCCTGGCGCGGGTGTCCCGGTTGCTGAAGGACCCGGGCTTTCGAGAGCGGTTGCTGGCGGCGCCGAATCGAGAAGAACTGTATCGCATCATTCGGGAAGAGGACGACAAGTACTGA
- the raiA gene encoding ribosome-associated translation inhibitor RaiA: protein MHVMVTFRHVDPSDGLRRHAEAKLRRVGKLLRGAAEAHVILSVVKRRHVAEVQVSADHVNTTATEETDDLYSAIDLAVDKLVRQVKRRAEKIRERKGAGTRPRATPAAGPSPRPAGIRTQRVAVKPMSIEEAVLQFGRANRDFLLFRNASTDAVSLLYRRKDGGFGLLVPELS from the coding sequence ATGCACGTGATGGTGACCTTTCGACACGTCGACCCGAGCGACGGCCTGCGCCGGCACGCCGAAGCGAAGCTGCGCCGCGTGGGGAAACTGCTGCGCGGAGCCGCCGAGGCACACGTGATACTGTCGGTCGTGAAGCGGCGCCATGTTGCCGAAGTGCAGGTGTCGGCCGATCATGTGAACACGACCGCGACGGAAGAGACGGACGATCTGTACTCGGCGATCGATCTCGCCGTCGACAAACTGGTGCGGCAGGTGAAGCGCCGCGCCGAGAAGATCCGTGAACGCAAAGGGGCTGGCACGCGGCCCCGCGCTACCCCAGCCGCCGGGCCGTCGCCGCGTCCGGCCGGTATCCGCACCCAGCGCGTTGCGGTGAAACCCATGTCAATCGAAGAAGCCGTGCTCCAGTTCGGTCGTGCCAACCGGGACTTCCTGTTGTTCCGAAATGCCAGCACCGACGCCGTGAGTTTGCTCTACCGCCGCAAGGACGGCGGTTTCGGCCTGCTGGTGCCGGAGTTGTCGTGA
- the rpoN gene encoding RNA polymerase factor sigma-54, with the protein MAAEQRMSLTQRVGLQTQLIMTPQLRQAIKILQVSRAELETLIDEELKENPILEEGLDTIEETPAPRVDTAPEADGTPADEWPAELPQRDTTSELQVDAGNMREIDWKDYLENYSNDFHGATAAAADYDEDKRPALENVLTRATSLTEHLTWQLRMSGLSPQEEAAAAIMIGNLDGDGYLQVPIEDIAFQTGEEYDVVERVLTRIQELDPPGVGARDLRECLLIQLRARGEGDSLAVRIVRDALPLLETKRYDRIARELGATIEEVVAAAHEIAALEPKPGRNFGDGDIRYITPDVFVQKVGDEWVVTLNDEGLPRLRVSQFYRRVLTEAPQTDAKRYIQEKMRAAQWLIKSIQQRQRTLFLVTSSIVRFQREFFDYGISQLKPLVLKDVAMDIEMHESTVSRATANKYVHTPQGTYELKFFFTSSLQCADGDEVSAESVKDRIRAIISQEKPEKPYSDQEIAKMLSAERVEIARRTVAKYREMMGVLPSSKRRRAF; encoded by the coding sequence ATGGCTGCCGAACAACGAATGTCGCTGACGCAGCGGGTCGGGCTGCAAACGCAGCTCATCATGACGCCGCAGCTGCGCCAGGCAATCAAGATATTGCAGGTGTCGCGCGCCGAGCTCGAGACCCTGATCGACGAGGAGCTGAAGGAGAACCCAATCCTCGAAGAGGGCCTCGACACCATCGAAGAAACGCCCGCCCCGCGCGTCGACACCGCGCCGGAAGCCGACGGAACACCGGCCGACGAATGGCCGGCAGAGTTGCCGCAACGCGATACGACCAGCGAGCTCCAGGTCGACGCGGGCAACATGCGCGAGATCGACTGGAAGGACTATCTCGAGAATTACAGCAACGACTTTCATGGTGCGACCGCGGCGGCGGCCGATTACGACGAGGACAAGCGCCCCGCGCTCGAGAACGTCCTGACACGCGCAACGTCGCTCACCGAACATCTCACCTGGCAATTACGCATGTCCGGCCTCTCGCCGCAGGAAGAAGCCGCCGCTGCCATCATGATCGGCAACCTCGACGGCGACGGCTACCTGCAGGTGCCTATCGAAGACATCGCCTTTCAGACCGGCGAGGAATACGATGTGGTCGAACGGGTGCTAACGCGCATCCAGGAACTCGACCCGCCCGGGGTCGGCGCACGCGATCTGCGCGAGTGCCTGTTGATACAGCTCCGCGCGCGCGGCGAGGGCGACTCGCTGGCGGTGCGCATAGTGCGCGACGCCCTGCCGCTGCTGGAAACGAAACGCTACGATCGGATTGCCAGGGAGCTGGGCGCGACCATCGAGGAGGTCGTCGCCGCGGCCCACGAGATCGCGGCTCTCGAACCCAAGCCGGGCCGCAACTTCGGCGACGGCGATATCCGCTACATCACGCCCGACGTCTTCGTGCAGAAGGTCGGGGACGAGTGGGTGGTCACCCTCAACGACGAAGGCCTTCCCCGACTGCGCGTCAGCCAGTTCTACCGGCGCGTGCTTACCGAGGCACCGCAGACCGACGCGAAGCGTTACATTCAGGAGAAGATGCGGGCCGCACAGTGGCTCATCAAGAGCATCCAGCAGCGCCAACGCACGCTGTTCCTCGTCACGTCGAGTATCGTTCGGTTTCAACGCGAGTTCTTCGACTACGGCATCAGCCAACTCAAACCGCTGGTCCTGAAGGACGTCGCAATGGATATCGAGATGCACGAGTCGACCGTCAGTCGCGCCACCGCCAACAAGTACGTTCATACGCCGCAGGGCACCTACGAACTCAAGTTTTTCTTTACGTCGAGTTTGCAGTGTGCCGACGGCGACGAGGTGTCGGCGGAGAGCGTCAAGGATCGCATCCGCGCCATCATCAGTCAGGAAAAGCCCGAGAAGCCCTATAGCGATCAGGAGATCGCCAAGATGCTCAGTGCCGAGCGTGTCGAGATCGCCCGCCGCACCGTGGCCAAGTATCGCGAGATGATGGGCGTCCTGCCGTCGTCGAAACGGCGGCGGGCCTTCTGA
- the lptB gene encoding LPS export ABC transporter ATP-binding protein: MTAGQSGAAGVLAADKLCKRLGGREILRSVSLQVSAGEVVGLLGPNGAGKTTTFYAMVGLIRPDSGTVHLNGADVTDDPMYVRARKGISYLPQEPSVFRKLTVEQNILAILETLPLTREERAERLQGLLNELGIAHLARSRAYALSGGERRRLEITRALVMSPSFMLLDEPFAGIDPLAILDIQSIVAQLKDRGIGILVTDHNVRETLGICSRAYILSDGVVLEEGSPQEIASSPRARQLYLGEGFTL, encoded by the coding sequence ATGACGGCCGGGCAATCTGGCGCGGCAGGGGTGCTTGCCGCCGACAAGTTGTGCAAGCGCCTCGGTGGCCGCGAGATCCTGCGCTCGGTGTCGTTGCAGGTGAGTGCCGGCGAGGTCGTCGGGTTGCTCGGGCCCAACGGCGCCGGCAAGACGACGACTTTCTACGCGATGGTCGGCTTGATCCGGCCCGACTCGGGGACCGTACACCTCAACGGCGCCGACGTTACCGACGATCCCATGTACGTGCGCGCCCGCAAGGGGATCAGCTACCTGCCCCAGGAACCCTCGGTGTTTCGCAAGCTCACCGTCGAGCAGAATATCCTCGCCATCCTGGAGACCCTGCCGCTGACCCGCGAGGAACGCGCCGAGCGGCTGCAGGGGCTGCTGAACGAACTTGGCATCGCCCACCTGGCACGCAGCCGCGCCTATGCGCTTTCCGGCGGCGAGCGCCGCCGTTTGGAGATCACCCGCGCACTGGTCATGTCGCCCAGCTTTATGTTGCTCGACGAACCGTTTGCCGGTATCGATCCGCTTGCGATACTGGACATTCAGAGCATAGTGGCGCAGTTGAAAGATCGAGGAATCGGGATCCTGGTCACCGACCACAACGTGCGCGAGACCTTGGGGATTTGCAGCCGAGCCTATATACTGAGTGACGGCGTCGTCCTCGAGGAAGGGTCGCCGCAGGAAATCGCGTCGAGCCCACGGGCCCGGCAGTTATATCTGGGAGAAGGCTTCACGCTGTAA
- the lptA gene encoding lipopolysaccharide transport periplasmic protein LptA produces MRHESGARRRWALAALLVVAAAVGAGRITAAQPEPSARPTPRDPLLDALAFSSGREPIAVTSDALDFDYKTRVLTYRGAVVATQGDLRLQSDTLTVALALDGAEKVKEVIAAGNVRMSKGERWATAGRAVFDQTARTVVLSDNAVLHDGQNEVSGDRVVVYLDEERSVIEGGSGRVRAVLYPPAEGATPTP; encoded by the coding sequence ATGCGGCATGAGTCGGGAGCGCGGCGGCGGTGGGCGCTGGCCGCCCTGCTGGTGGTGGCCGCGGCCGTGGGCGCCGGGCGGATTACCGCCGCGCAGCCGGAGCCGTCGGCGCGGCCCACCCCGCGCGATCCGCTCCTGGACGCGCTGGCCTTCTCGTCGGGCCGCGAGCCGATCGCGGTCACCTCGGATGCGCTCGACTTCGATTACAAGACCCGCGTTCTCACTTACCGCGGCGCCGTGGTGGCGACCCAGGGCGATTTGCGACTGCAAAGCGACACGCTGACCGTGGCCCTGGCGCTCGACGGCGCCGAGAAGGTCAAGGAGGTCATCGCCGCGGGCAATGTTCGCATGTCCAAGGGCGAGCGCTGGGCCACGGCCGGCAGGGCGGTGTTCGACCAGACCGCGCGCACGGTTGTCCTGAGCGACAACGCAGTGCTGCACGACGGACAGAACGAGGTGAGTGGCGACCGCGTGGTGGTTTATCTCGACGAGGAGCGCAGCGTCATCGAAGGCGGGAGCGGCCGCGTACGAGCGGTCCTCTACCCGCCCGCCGAGGGCGCCACGCCGACGCCATGA
- the lptC gene encoding LPS export ABC transporter periplasmic protein LptC, giving the protein MRWAVLALVLLLLGGVTALVARTILLRPEVLLKHGIEALPGVTQHIRDFRRVKVQNGRTVWEVAAREGSFFEGDSTVVVKDAVVEWHLEDGRTVGLRGQEGRIVLDGRDVIAVELRGDIRVQLADYEVRADEARYDHARERIDAPGRITVRGSALELEGEGMEVDVAAQRLTILRQVSMRLNPATEPRGASPDPGGDDAA; this is encoded by the coding sequence TTGCGATGGGCGGTCCTCGCACTGGTGCTCCTGTTGCTCGGTGGGGTGACTGCGCTGGTGGCGCGTACCATCCTGCTGCGGCCCGAGGTGCTCCTGAAGCACGGGATCGAGGCCCTGCCGGGGGTGACGCAACACATCAGGGACTTCCGCCGCGTCAAGGTCCAGAACGGACGGACAGTCTGGGAAGTTGCTGCCAGAGAAGGGTCGTTTTTCGAAGGCGACAGTACCGTGGTGGTCAAGGACGCCGTCGTCGAATGGCATCTCGAGGACGGACGAACGGTGGGGTTGCGGGGACAGGAGGGCCGGATCGTTCTCGACGGGCGCGACGTGATAGCCGTCGAACTACGGGGCGACATCCGTGTGCAACTTGCCGATTACGAAGTCCGCGCCGACGAAGCGCGGTACGACCATGCCCGCGAGCGCATTGACGCGCCGGGGCGGATCACGGTGCGCGGTTCGGCGCTCGAGCTCGAAGGGGAGGGCATGGAGGTCGACGTGGCGGCGCAGCGCCTGACGATCCTGCGGCAGGTGTCGATGCGTCTCAATCCGGCCACCGAACCCCGCGGCGCGTCTCCTGATCCGGGCGGCGACGATGCGGCATGA
- a CDS encoding cold-shock protein, whose product MVQGTVKWFNGQKGYGFITKDDGQDVFVHYSAINGKGFRSLDEGQRVEFEITQGPKGLQASNVNKVV is encoded by the coding sequence ATGGTCCAGGGCACCGTCAAGTGGTTCAACGGGCAAAAGGGTTACGGTTTCATCACCAAGGATGACGGACAAGACGTGTTCGTGCATTACTCGGCGATCAACGGGAAGGGCTTCCGCTCTCTCGACGAGGGCCAGCGGGTGGAGTTCGAAATCACCCAGGGGCCCAAGGGTCTCCAGGCCTCGAACGTCAACAAAGTGGTCTAG
- a CDS encoding CDP-diacylglycerol O-phosphatidyltransferase encodes MSSLAAAWGVHLYTACGAVLALLAWSATTQGEYALAFAWMAVALCVDCTDGTLARRFRVKEVLPAFDGARLDDIVDYLNYVFIPLLLAIHAGMLPAGAAGLAVAGIPLLASGYGFCQIDAKTDDHFFKGFPSYWNVVVFYFYVLRTPVWFNTATLVLLSVLVFVPLKYFYPSRTPTARRATYVLGAVWALTFVLLLTGFPRPPLWLAWLSFFFPLYYLVMSVHLHIRSQRR; translated from the coding sequence ATGTCCTCCCTTGCAGCCGCGTGGGGAGTTCACCTCTACACCGCCTGCGGAGCCGTGCTGGCGCTGCTGGCGTGGAGTGCCACCACGCAGGGGGAGTACGCGCTGGCCTTCGCCTGGATGGCGGTTGCGCTCTGTGTGGATTGCACCGACGGCACCCTGGCACGCCGCTTTCGGGTCAAGGAAGTATTGCCGGCGTTCGACGGCGCCCGCCTCGACGACATCGTCGACTATCTCAACTACGTCTTCATACCGTTGTTGCTGGCCATCCACGCCGGGATGTTGCCGGCCGGCGCGGCCGGGCTGGCCGTCGCGGGCATCCCCCTTCTGGCCAGTGGCTACGGCTTTTGCCAGATTGACGCCAAGACCGACGATCACTTCTTCAAGGGATTCCCCTCGTACTGGAACGTGGTGGTCTTCTATTTCTACGTTCTGCGCACGCCGGTGTGGTTCAACACCGCAACGCTGGTGTTGCTCTCGGTTCTCGTCTTCGTACCTCTCAAGTACTTCTACCCCAGCCGCACTCCGACCGCGCGCCGCGCGACATACGTGCTGGGGGCCGTGTGGGCGCTGACCTTCGTCTTGCTCCTGACCGGCTTTCCGAGACCGCCCCTCTGGCTGGCGTGGTTATCGTTCTTCTTCCCGCTGTATTACCTCGTCATGTCGGTACACCTGCACATCCGCTCGCAGCGACGCTGA
- a CDS encoding M48 family metallopeptidase, whose product MSRTMDGARRPAGGKQRAGSTAAMAAVAVVLVGFAGCATVPYTDRTQLIMVSAAEEMALGADAYKQVLSKAEIVRDPVLTAPVVEVGNRIAAVADKPEYQWEFNVIDDPKQVNAFALPGGKVAVYTGLFPVAQDTGALAAVMAHEVAHALARHGAERMSQTQLVQLGAVALAIGLGGQSAAVQNTAMQAFGLGAQVGVLLPFSRSQESEADHIGLILMAKAGYEPEYALALWQRMEARSEGGQPLEFLSTHPGYGTRQDQIRAWLPEARRYYQPNAAARIVPLPPIPNAAAASDR is encoded by the coding sequence ATGAGTCGTACTATGGACGGTGCACGACGTCCTGCCGGCGGCAAGCAGCGTGCGGGTTCAACCGCCGCGATGGCCGCCGTCGCCGTCGTGTTGGTCGGGTTCGCCGGTTGCGCGACGGTGCCGTACACGGATCGCACGCAGCTGATAATGGTGTCGGCGGCAGAAGAGATGGCTCTCGGTGCCGACGCCTACAAGCAGGTGCTTTCGAAGGCAGAGATCGTGCGCGACCCGGTGCTGACCGCGCCGGTGGTCGAGGTCGGCAATCGCATCGCGGCCGTGGCCGACAAGCCCGAGTACCAGTGGGAGTTCAACGTCATCGACGATCCGAAGCAGGTCAATGCGTTCGCCCTGCCCGGCGGAAAGGTTGCCGTTTACACGGGTTTGTTCCCGGTGGCCCAGGACACCGGAGCACTGGCGGCCGTGATGGCGCACGAAGTGGCCCACGCTCTGGCGCGGCACGGCGCCGAACGGATGAGCCAGACCCAACTCGTGCAGCTTGGCGCCGTCGCCCTGGCGATCGGTCTGGGCGGCCAGTCGGCTGCCGTGCAGAACACGGCCATGCAGGCTTTCGGTCTGGGAGCGCAGGTCGGCGTCCTGCTGCCCTTCAGTCGTTCGCAGGAGAGCGAGGCGGATCACATCGGGCTCATCCTGATGGCCAAGGCGGGCTACGAACCCGAGTATGCGCTGGCACTATGGCAGCGCATGGAGGCCCGCAGCGAGGGCGGGCAACCTCTAGAGTTCCTGTCTACCCACCCCGGTTACGGCACTCGCCAGGACCAGATCCGCGCCTGGCTGCCCGAGGCCAGACGGTACTATCAGCCGAACGCCGCCGCGCGGATCGTGCCCCTGCCGCCGATTCCCAACGCAGCGGCCGCGTCCGACCGGTAA
- a CDS encoding prenyltransferase, which yields MNVSMWMKAVNVIPRVSKEEWQGLDVISRWLIATRSAVLVMTLISAAIAGLLAARNGMFHLGLWLLVTLGLLFAHATNNLLNDITDHIKGVDRDNYFRSQYGPQPLEHGLMTRSQALLYAVVTGLIALAAGWALVALRGEATLTLLAVGAFFVLFYTWPLKYIGLGEVAVIVVWGPLMVGGGYYVVTGTMSWSVMLASLPVALAATTVLFGKHIDKLDADAAKGIRTMPVLLGDARARRATIVMFTLEYLLTIALVISGALSFLLLAVLGALPWYWRAVRVYRHPRPAAPPPEYPPNIWPLWYSAFAFQHTRRFGGLFLLGLALDVIGRQLGLL from the coding sequence ATGAACGTGTCGATGTGGATGAAGGCGGTGAACGTCATTCCGCGTGTCAGCAAAGAGGAATGGCAGGGGCTTGACGTAATTTCGCGCTGGCTGATCGCGACCCGTTCTGCGGTTCTGGTCATGACGTTGATTTCGGCCGCCATCGCCGGCCTGCTGGCTGCCCGTAACGGGATGTTCCACCTCGGCCTCTGGCTTCTCGTCACGCTCGGCCTGCTGTTTGCCCACGCCACGAACAACCTGCTCAATGACATCACCGACCACATCAAGGGCGTCGACCGGGACAACTACTTCCGCTCCCAGTATGGACCGCAGCCGCTCGAGCACGGCCTGATGACCAGAAGTCAGGCCCTCCTGTACGCCGTGGTGACCGGCCTCATCGCGCTAGCCGCCGGATGGGCGCTGGTGGCTCTGCGCGGGGAAGCGACCCTCACCCTGCTCGCCGTGGGCGCCTTTTTCGTCCTCTTCTACACCTGGCCGCTCAAGTATATCGGCCTCGGCGAGGTGGCCGTGATCGTCGTCTGGGGCCCCCTGATGGTCGGCGGCGGGTACTACGTCGTTACCGGCACGATGTCGTGGAGCGTCATGCTCGCCAGCCTGCCGGTGGCGCTCGCGGCAACCACCGTCCTGTTCGGCAAGCACATCGACAAACTCGATGCCGATGCGGCCAAGGGCATTCGGACCATGCCGGTACTCCTCGGCGACGCCCGCGCCCGCCGCGCAACCATCGTCATGTTTACACTCGAATACCTCCTGACCATTGCCCTGGTGATCAGCGGCGCTCTGTCCTTCCTGTTGCTTGCCGTCCTCGGCGCCCTCCCCTGGTACTGGCGCGCCGTGCGCGTCTACCGGCACCCGCGGCCCGCGGCTCCGCCGCCCGAGTACCCGCCGAACATCTGGCCGCTCTGGTACTCCGCCTTCGCCTTCCAGCACACCCGGCGCTTCGGTGGCCTGTTTCTCCTCGGGCTGGCACTCGACGTCATCGGACGCCAACTCGGACTCCTCTAG
- a CDS encoding 3-hydroxyacyl-CoA dehydrogenase: protein MKIDGAVALVTGGASGLGEATVREIVARGGKAAIMDRPNSNGEALVRELGSNAIFTPADVTSEEQVKEAVARTAAAFGAVHVAVNCAGVGAAMKTTGKQGPMPLDMFEMVIKINLIGTFNVIRLAATQMLGNTPNADGERGVLINTASIAAFDGQIGQAAYSASKGGVVGMTLPIARDLSRDGIRCCTIAPGTFDTPMLAMLPEPQRMALGAAIPFPSRLGRPSEFALLACSIVENPMLNGETIRLDGALRMGPK from the coding sequence ATGAAAATCGATGGAGCCGTAGCCCTGGTAACGGGCGGTGCATCCGGGCTCGGCGAAGCCACGGTGCGAGAGATCGTCGCGCGTGGCGGCAAGGCCGCGATCATGGACCGCCCCAACTCCAACGGCGAAGCATTGGTCCGGGAGCTGGGCTCCAACGCGATCTTCACCCCGGCCGACGTCACCAGTGAGGAGCAGGTGAAGGAAGCCGTCGCCAGGACCGCCGCCGCGTTCGGCGCCGTGCACGTCGCCGTCAACTGCGCCGGTGTCGGGGCGGCAATGAAGACGACGGGAAAGCAGGGGCCGATGCCGCTCGACATGTTCGAGATGGTGATCAAGATCAACCTGATCGGCACCTTCAACGTCATCCGCCTCGCCGCCACGCAGATGTTGGGGAACACCCCCAACGCCGACGGCGAGCGCGGCGTGCTGATCAACACGGCGTCGATCGCCGCCTTCGACGGGCAAATCGGTCAAGCCGCCTACTCGGCCTCGAAGGGCGGTGTGGTGGGCATGACACTGCCGATCGCCCGCGACCTGTCCCGCGACGGCATCCGCTGCTGCACGATCGCCCCCGGCACGTTCGACACGCCGATGCTGGCCATGCTCCCCGAACCTCAACGCATGGCGCTCGGGGCGGCGATCCCGTTCCCCTCGCGCCTCGGTCGTCCGAGCGAGTTCGCGCTCCTCGCCTGCAGCATCGTCGAGAACCCGATGCTTAACGGCGAAACGATCCGCCTCGACGGCGCTCTGCGCATGGGGCCGAAGTAG